From the Streptococcus hyointestinalis genome, the window GTGACCGTGTGCTGTATCGATAACAATGGCGTCTGCACCTGCCTCAAAGAGGGCTTCTGCACGCTCAAAGGTATCTGATGTCACACCTACCGCAGCTGCAACCAAAAGACGTCCAAACTCATCTTTAGCAGCATTTGGAAACTCAATAACCTTTTCAATATCCTTGATGGTAATGAGTCCTGACAAGCGCCCCTCTTCATCAACGAGCGGTAATTTCTCAATACGGTGCTCGTGCAAGATACGCTCAGCTGTCTCAAGATCTGTACCGACAGGCGCTGTTACAAGGTCCTTACTTGTCATATGTGCTGAGATAGGTTGGTTATAGTCTGAGATAAAGCGCATATCACGGTTTGTGATGATACCAATCAACTGACGGTTTTCAAGGGTTTCAACGATAGGCACACCGCTGATACGGTAGCGTTGCATAAGGTCTTCAGCTTCTGAGACAGTATTGTCTGGAGTTAGGAAGAATGGGTCAATGATAACACCATTTTCTGAACGTTTTACCTTACGCACTTCTTCAGCTTGTGCCTTGATAGACATGTTTTTGTGGATGATACCAAGTCCACCAGCACGTGCAATCGCAATTGCCATTTGACTTTCAGTAACAGTGTCCATGGCTGCTGTAATAATAGGAATATTCAATGTCAAATTTTTAGCAAGTTTGGTTTGCATATTGACTTCATTTGGAAGTACATGACTTTCCGCAGGGATGAGCAAGACATCATCAAAAGTAAATCCTTTTTTCAAAAATTTAGTGTCCCAATTTGACATTTACAGTTCCTCTTTTCTATTTAGTAACAAGACCTTACAAGCCCTGTCCTAAGGGTTATTGTTACTATCATATCACGCTAAAATCATTTGTCAACTACTTCTATTTTATTTTTTAAAATGATACTCCTTCCCAAAATTCTCAAAGTAAGTTCTAGTCTGTCTTAAAAACTGGAAATTAGACTGAGACAAAAAAATAAGGTAGAACTTACTATGGGACAAGTTGGTAACTAATAATGAAAAACAAACACTTAACTCTCTCTGATCGCAATGATATTCAAATAGGAATTGAACAGCTAAAGACCTTTTCGGCTATAGCAGCTAAGTTAGGAAAAGACCCGTCCACAATCTCAAAAGAAGTTCGGAGAAATAAGGTGATAAAAGAGAACTCTAGTACTTCCAATTGTGAGGCCTGTCCTCTTCTCAAAAAGGCTCCCTACGTTTGTAATGCCTGTCCAAAAAAGAGAAGCAACTGCGGATACCAGAAACAGTTCTACTACGCCAAAAGAGCTCAGCTTGACTATGAAGCTAAGCTCTCGGAGTCGAGAACAGGCGTTGCCCTAAACAAGGAAGAATTCTATAAAATGGACGCTATTGTCTCTTCTGCCATCCAAAAGGGACAACACCTCAACCACATCATCGCCTCCAACGAACTTTCGGCATCAAGAGCTTCTATCTACCGATACCTTGAAAAAGGCTATCTGTCCACAAAGCCCATTGATTTCCCCCGTGTCGTAAAATTCAGAAAGCGGAGAACCAGAAAACTCCAACCCATTCCTAAAGCGGCTAAAGAAGGGTGGTCCTACGCGGACTTCCAACGCTTTCTCACAGAGAAAGGAATCAGCTATTGGCTGGAAATGGACACCGTTACTGGACGGATCGGCGGAAAGGTACTTCTCACCTTCAACCTCTCTTTCTGTAACTTTATCTTCGCTCGATTACTTGATAATAAAACAGCCAATGAGGTCGCTAAACACCTCTACGCTATTAAGAATGCCCTGCATCAGAAGGATATGAGCTTCTGCGAACTATTCCCTGTCATTCTGACCGACAATGGTGGTGAATTCGCCAGAGTAGACGACATCGAAATGGATGTTCGTGGTGAATCAAAGCTCTTCTTCTGTGACCCCAATCGTTCGGACCAGAAAGGGAGAATTGAGAAGAATCACACACTTATCAGAGATATTCTTCCTAAAGGAACTAGCTTTGACAACTTGACACAGGATGATATCAACCTGGTTTGTTCTCATGTCAACAGCGTCAAACGAGCTTCTTTCAACGGAAAATCGGCGTATGACCTTTTTGCATTTACTTTCGGTGAGGAATTGGCAACACTTTTGGGGATTACTAAAATTGACCCTGAGAACGTCATCCAATCCCCACGATTACTAAATAAATAATCGCTAGTTTTTATCAAAAAATAATTTCAAAATAGAAAGGAACTTGTCCCATCCCAAATTCCAGATAACTAGAACTTACTTTGAGACGTCTCAGAGCCAGTAACTTTAGTGTACCCTTTTTTTCAACAATTTCAAGCCCAAAACACCCTTGAAGCCACATTTTAGACAAAAACAGAACTTAGTCTGAGACGAAATTCTGTTGGTGTTATGTAGTTTTCTCAGAGTAACTTCTAGGAAACTCAGACCTAGAACTTACTTTGAGAATTTACCATGATACTCCTTCCACCATTTGTCAGAAAATTTGCAGAAATAAAAACTCTGCTAACAAGTCTGTTAGCAGAATCTCTAAAATGCTTAGAAATAATTGATCCCCATGGCAGCTTTGACTTCAGATAGGGTTTGCGCTGCTGTCTCACGTGCTTTTTCACTTCCTTTTTGCAGCATGTTGAACACTTCGCCCATGTCTTTGGCATATTCTAGGCGACGCTCACGGATAGGACTTAACTCACGCTCCAAAATCTCAAGAAGATAGCGTTTGGTCTTGACATCACCAAGTCCACCACGTTGGTAGTGCTCTTTCATGGCTGCAATTTCTGCCTGGTCTTCCTCACGTCCAAAGATGTCAAGGTAGTGAAAGACCATGTTTCCTTCGATTTGCCCTGGATCTTCGATACGAATGTGATTGGGGTCAGTGTACATAGACATGACTTTTTTACGAACGGTATCCGCATCATCTGAGAGGTAAATCCCATTTCCTAGAGATTTTGACATTTTGGCATTGCCATCAAGCCCTGGAAGACGTCCAGCAGCTTCATTTTTCGGAAAGATTCCTTCAGGCTCTACCAAGACATCTGTTTTATAGGTGTGATTAAAGGTGCGCACCACTTCACGTGTTTGCTCAATCATGGGTTTTTGGTCATTACCAACTGGGACAAAATTCGCTTTAAAGGCTGTGATATCCGCTGCCTGTGACACAGGATAGACCAAAAAACCAGACGGGATAGACTCGCCAAATCCTTTTTGAGCAATCTCTGTTTTAACCGTTGGATTGCGCTCCAGTCTCGCTACAGAAACGAGATTGAGGTAGTACATGGTCAACTCTGCTAGCTCTGGAATCTGGCTCTGAATGAAAATGGTCACCTTCTCTGGGTCAAGACCTACAGACAGATAGTCTAGAGCGACATTTCCAATAGACTCTTTGATAACAGCTGATTCTTTGGCGTGGTCTGTTAGGGCTTGCTGGTCTGCTAAAAAGACAAACATCTTGTATTTATCTTCATTTTGTAGAAGCACACGATTTTTTAAGCTTCCTACATAGTGTCCCAAATGCAATTTTCCTGTTGGGCGATCGCCTGTCAAAATAACTGGTTTTGTCATAATTACTCCATCCTTTTTATTTTATTTATCAAAAAAACTCGCACAGCGAACTGTGCGAGGACGTCTCTATAACGTGGTACCACCTCGATTAAGTAGTGTAACTACTCATCTCACTCTTCAAAGAAGAAGCACGCTAAGGGGTGCTAGTCCTGAAACTTATGTATTTGTTTCACGTCAAACATCAGCCCAAAGTCATCTTGTAATTGCTGGCTTGCAGCACCGCCAACTCTCTATAAATCACTTGTGATAACCCTTCTGAATAACACCTTTATTCTATGTTATTTCCCCTTGTTTGTCAAGTTAGAATAAGGTTCTTGACGTCTTCTAAAGCTTTTGTGATAATAGAGTCATAAGTAAGAAAGAGGACGCAATGACTAAAAAACTTTTTGATTTCTTCTTGGTGACTGTTGGATCACTCATTTCAGCTGTCGGCTTTAATGCCATGTTTTTACACAACCATATCGCCTCAGGTGGGGTTGGGGGATTAGCTGTCAGTTTTGAAAAACTTTTTGGCTGGACTCCTGCGACCTTTGTCATGGCAAGCAACATCCCACTGCTGGTACTTTGCCTTGTTTTCTTGGGAAGAGGGGTCTTTCTTAAAACCATTTATGGTTCACTGATTTATCCCGTTTTTATCCAGATGACGGCTAACTTTCCAAATGTCACTGACAATCAGCTGCTAGCAGCTATCTTTGGTGG encodes:
- the guaB gene encoding IMP dehydrogenase, with product MSNWDTKFLKKGFTFDDVLLIPAESHVLPNEVNMQTKLAKNLTLNIPIITAAMDTVTESQMAIAIARAGGLGIIHKNMSIKAQAEEVRKVKRSENGVIIDPFFLTPDNTVSEAEDLMQRYRISGVPIVETLENRQLIGIITNRDMRFISDYNQPISAHMTSKDLVTAPVGTDLETAERILHEHRIEKLPLVDEEGRLSGLITIKDIEKVIEFPNAAKDEFGRLLVAAAVGVTSDTFERAEALFEAGADAIVIDTAHGHSAGVLRKIAEIRKHFPDKTLIAGNVATAEGTRALYEAGVDVVKVGIGPGSICTTRVVAGVGVPQITAIYDAAGVAREYGKTIIADGGIKYSGDIVKALAAGGNAVMLGSMFAGTDEAPGETEIFQGRKFKTYRGMGSIAAMKKGSSDRYFQGSVNEANKLVPEGIEGRVAYKGAVADIVFQMLGGIRSGMGYVGASDLHSLRENAQFIEMSGAGLKESHPHDVQITNEAPNYSVQ
- a CDS encoding IS30 family transposase; the encoded protein is MKNKHLTLSDRNDIQIGIEQLKTFSAIAAKLGKDPSTISKEVRRNKVIKENSSTSNCEACPLLKKAPYVCNACPKKRSNCGYQKQFYYAKRAQLDYEAKLSESRTGVALNKEEFYKMDAIVSSAIQKGQHLNHIIASNELSASRASIYRYLEKGYLSTKPIDFPRVVKFRKRRTRKLQPIPKAAKEGWSYADFQRFLTEKGISYWLEMDTVTGRIGGKVLLTFNLSFCNFIFARLLDNKTANEVAKHLYAIKNALHQKDMSFCELFPVILTDNGGEFARVDDIEMDVRGESKLFFCDPNRSDQKGRIEKNHTLIRDILPKGTSFDNLTQDDINLVCSHVNSVKRASFNGKSAYDLFAFTFGEELATLLGITKIDPENVIQSPRLLNK
- the trpS gene encoding tryptophan--tRNA ligase; the protein is MTKPVILTGDRPTGKLHLGHYVGSLKNRVLLQNEDKYKMFVFLADQQALTDHAKESAVIKESIGNVALDYLSVGLDPEKVTIFIQSQIPELAELTMYYLNLVSVARLERNPTVKTEIAQKGFGESIPSGFLVYPVSQAADITAFKANFVPVGNDQKPMIEQTREVVRTFNHTYKTDVLVEPEGIFPKNEAAGRLPGLDGNAKMSKSLGNGIYLSDDADTVRKKVMSMYTDPNHIRIEDPGQIEGNMVFHYLDIFGREEDQAEIAAMKEHYQRGGLGDVKTKRYLLEILERELSPIRERRLEYAKDMGEVFNMLQKGSEKARETAAQTLSEVKAAMGINYF